The Eremothecium cymbalariae DBVPG#7215 chromosome 8, complete sequence genome has a window encoding:
- the RUD3 gene encoding Rud3p (similar to Ashbya gossypii ACR101C) has protein sequence MGKNKKKGNRVNKASHDNGEVSKEKINSDDIPKVVEQTVVEDEINVTVDSVVSDKEDEEVARLREELARLKLQLQASAQDGNEDERLARVKEERDHFETQYNTLLSRLSSMKSLFSKMKESQLELETTQEQLAEYESQNLKLKNKIDSLMRENEEYKSTVVTLNREVASLNTECENLSSECLLYKEQVERARDEIEMSSSLHSKDLYEKIQEIKVLQSKMQELNIIIETNKQDTSSMEEQLQDYEQQVEQLQEDISKQQNVVAQLEEQLEKATIAQEQEKSRTGAEIKILKHTIEELNGKSSADAKTIAEMNAHIESIKEDVEIKKKLEKECKERVLQIGKLRHEAIILNEHLTKALAMIKSSNDSESVDKELISNLFISFVSIPRGDPKKFEVLELISNFLNWDDDKKTQAGLIYNTADLPNGTRNDSFVSLWAEFLERGSEK, from the coding sequence ATGGGtaagaataaaaagaagGGAAATAGGGTGAATAAGGCATCTCACGATAATGGCGAGGTTAGTAAAGAGAAAATCAACTCTGATGATATACCAAAGGTGGTAGAGCAAACAGTGGTTGAGGATGAGATTAATGTTACAGTTGATAGTGTGGTGAGCGATAaggaggatgaagaagtagCGAGATTACGGGAGGAGCTCGCACGACTAAAGTTGCAGTTGCAAGCTAGTGCACAAGATGGTAATGAGGATGAACGGCTAGCACGTGTTAAAGAGGAGAGGGATCATTTTGAGACGCAGTATAATACTTTATTAAGTAGGCTATCGTCTATGAAGTCGCTTTTCAGTAAGATGAAAGAATCGCAGTTGGAGCTGGAAACTACACAGGAACAGTTGGCAGAGTATGAGAGccagaatttgaaattgaaaaataagaTAGATTCGTTGATGCGAGAAAACGAAGAATATAAGTCTACTGTGGTTACTTTGAATCGAGAGGTTGCAAGTTTGAATACGGAATGTGAGAATTTGAGCTCTGAATGTTTACTGTACAAGGAGCAGGTGGAGAGGGCTCGGGATGAGATAGAGATGTCTTCGTCATTGCACTCTAAAGATTTGTATGAAAAGATACAGGAGATCAAGGTATTGCAATCGAAAATGCAAGAGTTAAATATCATAATAGAAACTAATAAACAAGATACGTCCTCGATGGAGGAACAGCTTCAAGATTATGAACAGCAGGTAGAACAATTGCAAGAAGATATCAGCAAGCAGCAAAATGTCGTTGCACAACTGGAAGAACAGCTGGAAAAGGCTACGATCGCccaagaacaagagaaaaGCCGAACTGGGGctgaaataaaaatcttAAAGCACACTATAGAGGAACTTAATGGAAAGTCTTCCGCCGATGCGAAGACAATTGCTGAAATGAATGCTCATATAGAGTCTATCAAAGAAGATGTGGAaataaagaagaaattagaaaaagaaTGTAAAGAACGTGTTTTACAAATAGGGAAACTGCGCCACGAAGCTATTATTCTAAATGAACACTTAACTAAAGCATTAGCCATGATCAAAAGTTCCAACGACTCTGAATCAGTCGACAAAGAATTGATTTCCAACCTATTCATTTCTTTCGTTTCCATTCCTCGAGGAGATCCTAAAAAGTTTGAGGTTTTGGAACTCATCTCCAATTTCCTCAATTGGGATGATGATAAGAAGACACAAGCTGGATTGATTTATAATACAGCAGATCTGCCAAATGGAACAAGAAACGACAGCTTTGTGTCTCTGTGGGCTGAATTTTTAGAAAGGGGGAGTGAAAAATAG
- the AIM41 gene encoding Aim41p (similar to Ashbya gossypii ACR100C), whose protein sequence is MFPRTIRSLIPVSKGRTISSKAYTDAIVLLKADLKQAMINKDNLKKNTIRSLLSTIKNKEIDNKDKHFDEFMLYDIFSKMVSQRQESITNFIKNKRDDLVEKETQEIEQISQYLNSLPVASPKEIEAKVIQFLAELKQSQPDLKLPQVFNKIDWNTIPKQWKASPASIRSSIANNFKKSIK, encoded by the coding sequence ATGTTTCCAAGAACTATAAGAAGTCTTATCCCGGTTTCAAAAGGCAGAACTATTAGTTCCAAGGCATATACCGATGCCATTGTCCTACTGAAAGCAGACTTGAAACAAGCCATGATCAACAAAGATaacttaaaaaaaaataccatTAGGTCTCTTTTGTCTACGATTAAAAACAAGGAAATCGATAACAAAGATAAgcattttgatgaatttatgCTCTACGATATATTCTCCAAGATGGTCTCTCAAAGGCAAGAATCCATCACCAacttcattaaaaataaaagagaTGACTTGGTGGAAAAGGAAACCcaagaaattgaacaaatttCTCAATATCTAAACTCCCTACCAGTAGCCTCCCCTAAAGAAATAGAAGCAAAAGTTATCCAGTTCCTAGCTGAACTAAAACAATCGCAACCTGACCTAAAATTACCACaagttttcaataaaattgaTTGGAATACCATTCCCAAACAATGGAAAGCATCTCCTGCTTCAATCCGCAGCTCAATCgctaataattttaaaaaatcaataaaataa